TTGAGCAGGAAAGCGGAGGATTATCTTGAAGCGATTTTGAACATCTCCTTGCAGGAAGGGAAGGGATATGCAAGGGTGAAAGAGATAGCCAGAGTATTAAATGTGAAACCATCCAGTGTTGTGGAGATGGCAAGGAGGCTAAACGGGATGGGGCTTGTCAATTACAAGAAGTATGAGGGTATAACCCTGACGCCAAAGGGTAAGAAGATAGCAAAAGTGGTGAAGGACCGACATGAAACTATACGTGCTTTTCTCGAGATAATAAAAGTACCACCGCGGATAGCGAATAAGGATGCATGCATAATGGAGCATGAACTGGAGCCCGAGACGATAGAGCAGTTGAGGAGCTTCGTTCGCTTCGTTCGCTCCGCTCCCGACTATCCACAGTGGCTACAGCACTTTGAAACATTCTGTAAGACCGGGAGACATCCCTGTGAGGGTGTTGATAAAGGCATCACTATGCTGCTAAATGAGGGGTAACAATTATAACTGCTATAAATGCTCAATGCTCCTCGTTAAGTCTTTAAGCTGCCTCTCTATTATATTTAAACGAGCACTTAACTCCTCAAATTCCAAATTCCCGATTGGATATGGCACTATATGTACAGCACCTGCTGGACATGTCCTCACACATGCGGTACAGCAGACACAGCGTCTGAAATCAACTCTGGCTTTCTTATCCACATCCGCAAGCCTGATCGCACCAGTCCAGCAGACTCTGGTGCACTTGCCACAGCCCACACATAAATGCTCATCAACAAAAGCCTTCCATAACCAAATCATCGCATTGAAAAAAATAGGGGGGATTAGACCCCCTGCATCATTTCTTCAATTCATCCAGTCTCTTCTTTATCTGCTCCAACTGCTCACTGAGCATCTTCGCCTGATTCTCCAGCATCGAAATCTCCTGCTCCCTTGTCATGCCGGGCATTGTACCCATGCCAATGCCCATACCCATACCTGCTACCGGCATCTGCTGCTGTATCCATGAACTGAACTGAGGCAACTGTCCGCTCTGCATGAGATACTGCGCTGTCGGTGGCAATCCGGTTGGGCTTCTACCTATCCAGCCTGGAGAGAACCCGAACCTCATCCAGCCTGGCAAGCCCGTGAGGTAATACATGTTTCTCCAGCGGTATCCTCCTCTTCCATACCACCCGAACGCCATTTTTTCACATCACCTCCTAACTTCTTCTATTTCTATTTTTAACTCCAGACACATGAACATCATGCCCTCGTCATACTGGTGCCACATTTTGGGCATGTCTTATTGTAGCAAGGTTCACCACGCGAATGTGGCACCCGGTATCCACATTTCGGGCATACGCACTCACCACCAGGACCCAGTCCTCTACCGCCCATTCGCCCTCTTCCTCCACTCATATATATCCATATCACCTCCTGTTTGAATCAATGCCTGTGCATCATACATGCGTCTTTATCCGAAGCTTCGTGAAGCAAACCAGCCTGAAATGCTCTTATTGTATCTCTTACTGTTCCACTCGCACCCACATAGACCTCTATACCAAACTGCTCAAACATGTTTATTGCCTTCGGTCCTAATCCTGAGCAGAGTACTACCTCCACACCTTCCTCTGCTAAGATTTCTGGTGCTACTTTAACACCACCGAAATGCTCACCCGAGTTCGGGACCACCTTCACTTCCTTCGTGCTCATATCCACTATGGTGAAAGCGGGCGCTCTACCAAAATGCTCACTCACAGGGGCGTCCAACCCCTGCGTTCCGATTACGGGAACGGCAATCTTCATTCCTGCATCACCTCACCTCCGCTTGAGCTCCTCTATACGCTTCTTCACTTCCTTTAATTCGTTCTCCAGTTTATTTACCATCTCCTCGAGTCCTTCGAGACTCTCTTTTTCAGCTTTTTCTCCCTGTGGCATAACCATGCTTTGCCCTATGCCTCGTCCCATACCGCGACCTCCACCCATACCCATGCCCATACCCATACCGGCATGAGCACCAACTGTAGAACCTCCGCTCACGTTCAATTTACCACTTTTATACATCTCTATTGCTTCTCTTACAGTGCCATACGCGCCTGTTGCGACCTTTACACCCGCGGTAGAGAGCACCTGGAAGGCATTAGGACCGATGTTGCCCGAGATGAGTACATCTACGCCTTTATTCACAACGGTCTGTGCAGCTTGAATTCCTGCTCCACCTGGTGCTGCTATAGCGGTGTTCTCCACAGCATCGAACGCCATTGTATCTGTGTCAACGAATATAAAATACTGGCATCGCCCGAACCTTGGATCCACCTCTGCATCCAGGTCCTTTCCCATTGCAGTTACGCATACCTTCATTTCTATATCGCCTCGCTTCTCCCTTTATCTCTCACCTACATCATTATTGAATATATATTCATCATATAAAAATATAAATTGCCTTTTCCCAGTAGCTCGAATGGTAACTCCATAAGTTTAAAGTAATGCAAAATGAGGGAAAAATTTGGGTTTAAAGATAGAGCGATTGTGGTTGAGTCTGGAGAAGGCGTTTAACTCAAGTCATTCCCAGTTCCGAAGAAAAAGGCTCGCTAAGAGAAATGTTTAAAGGTATGACAGCGAGAGAAGTTATAGAAGAGGCAAGAGAAACGGATATAAAAAAAGAGAAAACTTTGGAGCAGAGATAAGATAAATGGTGGTATTTGATACTGAAGCGCTGTTAAAAGAAAATAAAAGGTATATTATCCAGATTTCAGAAAAATCGTTTGCATCCCTCTTCTTTATCTCTTCTTCTCCACTATCTCACGCACCTTCTCCACTATATGCTCGAATGCCTCACGCACCTTAGAGTCCTTCTGCAATACGAACGGGGTTCCGTTATCCGCAGCTATCACCATCCCGGGATCAATAGGTACCCTACCAAGGAAAGTAACGCCAAGTTCACGCGCCGACTGCTCACCACCGCCATATTTGAAGATATTTATCTCTTTGCCACAATAGGGGCAGACAAATCCACTCATGTTCTCTATTATGCCTATAACAGGCAATTTAAGCACCCTGGAGAAGTTCACTGCCTTCCTCGAATCGAGCAGTGCGAGGTCTTGTGGTGTTGTTACTATTATCGTGCCATCCACATTCTTTATCAATTGTGCAACACTCAGTGGCTCATCACCTGTGCCCGGCGGGAGGTCTATGACGAGATAGTCAAGTTCACCCCAGTCCACATCTGAGAGGAATTGCCTTATCGCATTCATCTTCATCGGCCCCCGCCATATAATAGCGGAATCCCTGTCAGGGAGGAGAAAGCCGATGGACATCGCTTTCAAACGTGGCGTGACCAATATCGGGAGTATTTTATCGCCCGATGCCCCCGGTCGCTTATCTTCTATCCCCAGTATCTTTGGTATATCAGGTCCATGTATGTCTGCATCCATTAGACCCACGTCCAGACCTTTCATTCCGAGAGCGAACGCGAGATTCGCTGCCACTGTCGTCTTCCCCACTCCACCCTTTCCACTCATCACCATTACCTTA
This sequence is a window from Methanophagales archaeon. Protein-coding genes within it:
- a CDS encoding 4Fe-4S dicluster domain-containing protein produces the protein MIWLWKAFVDEHLCVGCGKCTRVCWTGAIRLADVDKKARVDFRRCVCCTACVRTCPAGAVHIVPYPIGNLEFEELSARLNIIERQLKDLTRSIEHL
- a CDS encoding DUF5320 family protein, whose product is MKVCVTAMGKDLDAEVDPRFGRCQYFIFVDTDTMAFDAVENTAIAAPGGAGIQAAQTVVNKGVDVLISGNIGPNAFQVLSTAGVKVATGAYGTVREAIEMYKSGKLNVSGGSTVGAHAGMGMGMGMGGGRGMGRGIGQSMVMPQGEKAEKESLEGLEEMVNKLENELKEVKKRIEELKRR
- a CDS encoding metal-dependent transcriptional regulator — its product is MPVMLSRKAEDYLEAILNISLQEGKGYARVKEIARVLNVKPSSVVEMARRLNGMGLVNYKKYEGITLTPKGKKIAKVVKDRHETIRAFLEIIKVPPRIANKDACIMEHELEPETIEQLRSFVRFVRSAPDYPQWLQHFETFCKTGRHPCEGVDKGITMLLNEG
- a CDS encoding NifB/NifX family molybdenum-iron cluster-binding protein, producing the protein MKIAVPVIGTQGLDAPVSEHFGRAPAFTIVDMSTKEVKVVPNSGEHFGGVKVAPEILAEEGVEVVLCSGLGPKAINMFEQFGIEVYVGASGTVRDTIRAFQAGLLHEASDKDACMMHRH
- a CDS encoding DUF5320 domain-containing protein, producing the protein MAFGWYGRGGYRWRNMYYLTGLPGWMRFGFSPGWIGRSPTGLPPTAQYLMQSGQLPQFSSWIQQQMPVAGMGMGIGMGTMPGMTREQEISMLENQAKMLSEQLEQIKKRLDELKK
- a CDS encoding Mrp/NBP35 family ATP-binding protein, which produces MAEEREEGKRSVAEQERAVQAMMEKVKHKVMVMSGKGGVGKTTVAANLAFALGMKGLDVGLMDADIHGPDIPKILGIEDKRPGASGDKILPILVTPRLKAMSIGFLLPDRDSAIIWRGPMKMNAIRQFLSDVDWGELDYLVIDLPPGTGDEPLSVAQLIKNVDGTIIVTTPQDLALLDSRKAVNFSRVLKLPVIGIIENMSGFVCPYCGKEINIFKYGGGEQSARELGVTFLGRVPIDPGMVIAADNGTPFVLQKDSKVREAFEHIVEKVREIVEKKR